A section of the Rhodobacteraceae bacterium LMO-JJ12 genome encodes:
- a CDS encoding cytochrome c-type biogenesis protein CcmH — protein MRQLIFAFCIGLLPIAANAVEPDEMLTAPVLEQRAREISKDLRCVVCQNQDIDSSNAGVARDLRLLVRERLVAGDSDTEVIEYIRARYGDYVLLKPPLEPATYALWFAPIAFVLIGVFVGGGLLMSRRKQEAFEDLGSEDENTVSEILRQNEAGDAS, from the coding sequence ATGAGACAGTTGATTTTCGCGTTTTGCATCGGGCTCCTTCCCATTGCCGCCAATGCGGTGGAACCGGACGAAATGCTGACCGCCCCGGTATTGGAACAGCGTGCGCGGGAGATTTCCAAGGATCTGCGATGTGTCGTCTGTCAAAATCAGGACATCGACAGTTCGAACGCGGGTGTGGCGCGGGACTTGCGTCTGCTCGTACGCGAGCGCTTGGTCGCCGGAGACAGTGACACCGAGGTGATCGAATACATACGGGCGCGGTACGGGGATTACGTGCTGCTGAAACCGCCTCTGGAGCCTGCGACCTACGCGCTTTGGTTCGCTCCGATCGCTTTCGTTCTGATCGGGGTTTTCGTTGGTGGCGGGCTACTGATGAGTCGGCGAAAGCAAGAGGCATTTGAAGACTTGGGCTCGGAGGATGAGAACACCGTGTCCGAAATTCTCAGACAAAACGAAGCGGGGGATGCGTCATGA
- a CDS encoding DsbE family thiol:disulfide interchange protein — protein MKRLIAGLPFIAAVIFGGFFLWGLNPDRDPNEIPSVLISQPAPAFDLDPVPGLETPGLARSDLVGNERPVVVNVFASWCVPCRAEHAVLTRFVERDGMRLFGINYKDKPEDAVKWLNDLGNPYERIGSDLSGRTGIEWGLSGVPETFIVDSDGTVLFRYVGPVVGPDAVERFTQALKQAGALPNGAAS, from the coding sequence ATGAAACGTCTCATTGCCGGGCTGCCGTTTATTGCGGCGGTCATATTCGGGGGGTTTTTTCTCTGGGGGCTCAATCCCGACCGGGATCCCAACGAGATCCCTTCCGTCCTGATCTCGCAACCGGCCCCGGCGTTCGACCTCGATCCCGTGCCGGGGTTGGAGACACCCGGCCTGGCCCGAAGCGATCTTGTCGGCAACGAACGACCGGTCGTGGTCAATGTCTTTGCGTCCTGGTGCGTGCCCTGCCGCGCGGAACATGCCGTGTTGACAAGATTTGTCGAACGAGACGGCATGCGGTTGTTCGGAATAAACTACAAAGACAAACCTGAGGATGCCGTGAAGTGGCTCAATGACCTCGGCAATCCCTACGAGCGGATCGGGTCCGACCTGTCGGGCCGGACCGGGATCGAATGGGGCCTGTCGGGCGTGCCGGAAACCTTCATCGTCGATAGCGATGGCACCGTTTTGTTTCGCTATGTCGGGCCGGTCGTGGGTCCGGACGCCGTCGAACGGTTCACGCAAGCCCTGAAGCAGGCAGGCGCACTGCCAAATGGAGCAGCATCATGA
- a CDS encoding heme lyase CcmF/NrfE family subunit, giving the protein MVPEIGHFALALALALALVQSVLPIAGASRGNAVWMKSAQATAIGQVLFVAIAFAALMQAFIVSDFTVRNVVENSHSLKPMLYKVAGTWGSHEGSLLLWILILAVFGAGVAWFGSNIPAETKARTLSVQAWISVGFLSFLLLTSNPFERVFPPPLDGNDLNPLLQDMGLAMHPPLLYFGYVGFSIVFSFAVAALIEGRVDPAWARWVRPWTLAAWISLTAGIALGSWWAYYELGWGGWWFWDPVENVSFMPWLLGTALLHSAIVTEKRDAFKSWTILLAILTFSLSLLGTFIVRSGLLTSVHAFAVDPERGLYILGLLAVSIGGSLALYAWRAPEMEPGGLFRPISREAGLLVNNLILAAATGTVLFGTLYPLILEAVTGDKISVGPPFFNAAFIPMMLALVVFMGLGPFLSWKRADFAGLLDRIRFVAVLAVVAALAAWYLLYGGPIMAYLAILGAAWLLFATLREWALRIRLFEVSLAESARRVRNLPRASHGMTLAHAGVAVLMMGMIGSTGWKSEEIVFAAPGTEVTIAGFDITFEGAAKVQGPNYIADRGTLVVRRDGELVTTLFPERRYYPVAESQTTESAIRSTLAGDLYTSIATPASDQVNNAGAWTLRILYEPLVNLIWIGSILLVIGGCLSLSDRRLRVGAPRRAKQPATDAVPAE; this is encoded by the coding sequence ATGGTCCCGGAAATTGGTCACTTTGCACTGGCCCTCGCGCTTGCGCTTGCGCTTGTTCAAAGCGTTCTGCCGATTGCAGGTGCGTCGCGTGGAAACGCCGTCTGGATGAAATCCGCCCAGGCGACGGCAATAGGACAAGTGCTGTTTGTGGCCATAGCCTTCGCAGCGCTGATGCAGGCCTTCATCGTCAGCGACTTCACCGTCAGGAACGTCGTCGAGAATTCCCATTCGCTCAAGCCGATGCTCTACAAGGTGGCCGGGACCTGGGGCAGCCATGAGGGTTCGCTGCTGCTCTGGATCCTGATACTCGCGGTGTTCGGCGCGGGCGTCGCCTGGTTCGGATCGAACATCCCCGCCGAGACCAAGGCGCGCACCCTGTCGGTGCAGGCGTGGATCAGTGTCGGCTTCCTGTCCTTCCTGCTGCTGACGTCGAACCCCTTCGAGCGGGTGTTTCCGCCGCCGCTCGACGGCAATGACCTGAACCCGTTGCTTCAGGACATGGGTCTCGCCATGCACCCGCCGCTCTTGTATTTCGGGTATGTCGGCTTCTCCATCGTGTTTTCCTTCGCCGTTGCGGCTCTTATAGAGGGTCGCGTCGATCCGGCCTGGGCCAGATGGGTCCGGCCATGGACATTGGCCGCCTGGATCAGCCTGACGGCGGGTATCGCCCTCGGGTCTTGGTGGGCCTATTATGAACTGGGCTGGGGCGGCTGGTGGTTCTGGGATCCGGTCGAGAATGTAAGCTTCATGCCTTGGCTTCTGGGCACAGCGCTGTTGCATTCGGCCATCGTCACGGAAAAGCGCGATGCGTTCAAAAGCTGGACTATCCTGCTTGCCATCCTGACTTTCTCGCTTTCACTTCTCGGGACGTTCATTGTCCGGTCAGGCCTGCTTACATCGGTACACGCGTTCGCCGTCGATCCGGAGCGCGGGCTTTACATTCTGGGTCTGCTGGCCGTGTCCATCGGTGGGTCGCTGGCGCTCTACGCCTGGCGGGCACCCGAAATGGAGCCGGGCGGTCTGTTTCGCCCGATCAGCCGCGAAGCCGGGCTGCTCGTGAACAACCTCATTCTGGCCGCCGCTACGGGAACGGTCCTGTTCGGGACGCTTTATCCGCTGATCCTCGAGGCTGTCACGGGGGACAAGATCTCGGTGGGTCCACCTTTCTTCAACGCGGCCTTCATTCCGATGATGCTGGCGCTGGTCGTGTTCATGGGTCTTGGTCCATTCCTGTCGTGGAAGCGGGCTGATTTCGCCGGTTTGCTCGATCGCATTCGGTTCGTGGCCGTGCTGGCGGTCGTCGCCGCCTTGGCCGCGTGGTATCTTCTGTATGGCGGGCCGATCATGGCCTATCTTGCCATCCTCGGCGCAGCGTGGCTGCTTTTTGCGACCCTGCGGGAATGGGCGCTACGCATCCGTCTGTTCGAGGTTTCCCTTGCAGAGAGCGCGAGACGCGTGCGCAACCTGCCACGCGCCTCTCACGGTATGACGCTTGCCCATGCCGGCGTCGCTGTGTTGATGATGGGGATGATCGGCTCGACCGGATGGAAGAGTGAGGAGATCGTCTTTGCCGCCCCCGGGACCGAAGTCACGATCGCCGGGTTCGACATCACCTTCGAAGGGGCCGCAAAGGTTCAAGGGCCGAACTACATCGCGGATCGCGGCACCCTTGTGGTGCGTCGGGATGGCGAATTGGTCACGACACTTTTCCCGGAACGGCGGTATTACCCGGTCGCGGAAAGCCAGACGACGGAGTCGGCCATCCGCTCCACATTGGCGGGTGATCTCTATACGTCGATTGCAACGCCAGCCTCCGATCAAGTGAACAACGCCGGAGCATGGACCCTTCGGATCCTCTATGAACCGCTCGTCAACCTGATCTGGATCGGCTCGATCCTGCTGGTGATCGGTGGCTGTTTGTCCTTGTCGGATCGCCGTTTGAGGGTCGGGGCGCCGCGCCGTGCCAAACAGCCAGCCACCGATGCCGTTCCTGCCGAGTAG
- a CDS encoding SHOCT domain-containing protein has protein sequence MKLKTLIPTLLASLPASMAQADGPGSWTGHMWGSGYGFMGGFMMLAFWGAVIALIVFLVLRLRDNGTPPPESDARETLRRRFANGEIDEEEFRRLKATLDE, from the coding sequence ATGAAACTGAAAACGCTCATTCCAACGTTGCTGGCCAGCTTGCCCGCCAGCATGGCGCAGGCTGATGGACCAGGCTCCTGGACGGGGCACATGTGGGGCAGTGGCTATGGCTTTATGGGCGGCTTCATGATGCTCGCCTTCTGGGGCGCCGTGATCGCATTGATCGTGTTTCTGGTGCTCAGGCTGCGGGACAATGGCACTCCCCCGCCGGAATCGGACGCGCGGGAAACGCTGAGGCGTCGCTTTGCGAATGGGGAAATCGACGAAGAAGAGTTTCGTCGCCTGAAAGCAACACTGGACGAGTAG
- a CDS encoding ATP-binding protein, with protein sequence MRRAMRSLSGQLILLVVAALVVAQAISLFLFADERSLAIRAALGFEAAGRAANVARLIEEAPLDLQDSILRAANSPLIRFDLSDAPIVDHTGHSDGGIVEARIRALMDDSYSRDIRVELHEIEGELRPLPNLSDEMTEMHLAMMRGELTAVEMNLSIAIKGARWLNVGTRFERPPIQWPFYSMLTFGISAGLLLVAIFWFVMTRLTRPLRHLSKAADHLGRGEDVGELAVTGPTEVRDLTVAFNRMQRRLTRFVSDRTRMLAALGHDLRSPLTAMRVRAELVDEEETRDSLIASVEEMQSMVEATLTFARGLTGSEGAEVVDLRNFLDSLCSDMAAHCTFAPSDDVAVRLRPNAFRRALRNLLENAVRYGGAAKVSWATHGSNLVLNIDDNGPGIPVDQLEKVFDPFYRLEQSRSLETGGYGLGLSIARTIVQSHGGDIQLVNQNSAGLRAVVTIPLDESELIEGETDETENAHSNVAGQLARQHGAG encoded by the coding sequence ATGCGCCGTGCGATGAGGTCTCTGAGCGGCCAGTTGATCCTGCTTGTGGTCGCGGCACTTGTCGTGGCCCAGGCGATCAGCCTGTTCCTGTTCGCTGACGAGCGCAGCCTTGCGATTCGTGCCGCATTGGGGTTCGAGGCCGCGGGTCGCGCAGCAAATGTCGCGCGGTTGATCGAGGAGGCTCCGTTGGATCTGCAGGACTCGATCCTTCGCGCGGCAAATTCGCCTCTGATCCGGTTCGATCTGTCGGACGCTCCGATCGTGGATCACACCGGTCACTCGGACGGCGGCATCGTGGAAGCGCGAATACGCGCCCTGATGGACGACAGCTACAGCCGGGACATTCGCGTTGAATTGCACGAGATCGAGGGCGAGTTGCGGCCTCTTCCCAATCTCTCGGACGAGATGACGGAAATGCATCTAGCGATGATGCGCGGAGAGTTGACAGCGGTTGAAATGAACCTGTCGATCGCGATCAAGGGGGCGCGTTGGCTGAATGTCGGAACGCGGTTCGAGCGTCCGCCAATCCAATGGCCTTTCTATTCGATGCTGACCTTTGGAATTTCCGCCGGACTGCTTCTGGTGGCGATCTTCTGGTTTGTCATGACGCGCCTGACGCGTCCTTTGCGGCACCTCTCCAAGGCCGCGGACCATCTTGGCCGGGGCGAAGATGTGGGCGAATTGGCGGTCACAGGGCCGACCGAGGTCAGGGATCTGACCGTCGCCTTCAACCGCATGCAGCGACGGCTGACCCGGTTTGTCAGTGATAGGACACGGATGCTCGCAGCCCTTGGTCACGATCTGCGCTCGCCGTTGACCGCCATGCGTGTCCGCGCGGAGCTGGTTGACGAAGAAGAGACGCGGGACAGCCTCATCGCATCGGTCGAAGAGATGCAGAGTATGGTCGAAGCGACGCTCACCTTTGCACGCGGCCTTACCGGATCCGAGGGTGCCGAAGTGGTCGATCTGCGCAATTTTCTGGACAGCTTGTGCAGCGATATGGCGGCACACTGCACCTTTGCCCCGAGTGATGATGTTGCCGTGCGGCTTCGACCCAACGCGTTCCGAAGGGCACTGAGGAACTTGCTTGAGAACGCCGTTCGCTACGGTGGTGCCGCAAAAGTCAGCTGGGCGACCCACGGTTCGAACCTCGTACTCAACATCGATGACAATGGGCCCGGCATTCCCGTCGACCAGTTGGAAAAGGTCTTCGATCCCTTCTATCGCCTCGAGCAATCGAGGTCTCTGGAAACGGGCGGTTATGGGCTTGGGCTCTCGATCGCGAGGACAATCGTCCAATCCCATGGCGGCGATATCCAGCTGGTCAACCAGAACAGCGCGGGTTTGCGCGCTGTTGTCACCATCCCACTGGATGAAAGCGAACTAATCGAAGGAGAAACAGATGAAACTGAAAACGCTCATTCCAACGTTGCTGGCCAGCTTGCCCGCCAGCATGGCGCAGGCTGA
- a CDS encoding response regulator, whose translation MGPQPHILIVDDHAQIRESVARFLEKNGMRTTVARDAVEMDAKLATGHFDLLVLDVMMPGEDGLSVCRRLAPEGDLPIIMLTALGEETDRIVGLEIGADDYLAKPFNPRELLARIKSVLRRSNRDEPVAGRLAGRKVSFAHWILDTDRQVLIDQSTTETPLTTSEFKLLAVLLERARMVLSRDQLLDLTAGRTAGPMDRTIDNQISRLRRKIEPDVLRPSVIKTVRNGGYCLAADVEDAP comes from the coding sequence ATGGGACCGCAACCTCATATCCTTATCGTGGACGACCACGCTCAGATACGCGAAAGCGTCGCGCGCTTTCTGGAGAAGAACGGAATGCGCACGACCGTCGCCAGGGATGCCGTGGAGATGGATGCCAAACTGGCCACCGGTCACTTCGACCTCCTCGTGCTCGATGTCATGATGCCGGGCGAGGACGGTTTGTCGGTTTGCCGCAGACTTGCGCCAGAGGGTGATCTTCCGATCATCATGCTGACGGCGCTTGGTGAGGAAACGGATCGGATCGTGGGGCTGGAAATCGGTGCGGACGATTATCTCGCCAAGCCGTTCAATCCACGAGAACTGCTCGCCCGCATCAAGTCGGTTCTTCGGCGAAGCAACCGTGACGAACCCGTGGCCGGAAGGCTCGCGGGGAGGAAAGTCTCTTTTGCGCATTGGATACTGGATACCGACCGGCAGGTGCTGATTGACCAGTCCACCACCGAGACGCCATTGACGACCTCCGAGTTCAAATTGCTGGCGGTCCTGCTGGAACGTGCGAGGATGGTGCTCAGCCGTGACCAGTTGCTTGACCTGACCGCTGGTCGGACGGCAGGCCCGATGGATCGCACCATCGACAATCAGATCAGCCGCCTCCGCCGCAAAATCGAGCCGGATGTACTTAGGCCCAGTGTCATCAAAACGGTGCGGAACGGCGGATACTGTCTGGCTGCCGATGTCGAGGATGCGCCGTGA
- a CDS encoding rhodanese-like domain-containing protein, whose amino-acid sequence MALDLNRRRFVLGAHMTVLTVTASPLLAQSRSVWSAENAFDALLSDTARIIDVRTHEEWQETGVGAGVWPISMHASGFPDRLFRAKELSGDRTVGLICATGGRSASLLRALRQAGYSGYADISEGMLGSGEGPGWIALNLPTVPVDVALNGLPPALT is encoded by the coding sequence ATGGCTCTTGATTTGAACCGGCGCCGTTTCGTTCTGGGTGCTCATATGACGGTGCTGACCGTCACGGCGTCACCGCTTTTGGCGCAGAGCCGATCTGTCTGGTCGGCAGAGAATGCCTTTGACGCGCTTCTATCGGATACGGCGCGGATCATCGATGTCAGAACGCACGAAGAGTGGCAAGAAACCGGCGTAGGTGCTGGTGTATGGCCGATAAGCATGCACGCGTCCGGTTTTCCGGACCGCTTGTTCAGGGCGAAGGAACTGAGCGGTGATCGCACTGTTGGACTGATCTGCGCCACTGGCGGACGCTCCGCATCGCTGCTTCGAGCGTTAAGACAAGCTGGTTACTCGGGCTACGCCGATATCTCGGAAGGGATGTTGGGATCAGGCGAAGGGCCTGGCTGGATCGCATTGAACTTGCCGACCGTTCCGGTGGATGTCGCCCTGAACGGGTTGCCCCCCGCGTTGACCTGA
- a CDS encoding metal transporter: protein MYGQIDLFEQVDGFGCMTELMAMFVGICAAILMGIVHHYALSGILKFSPQRSDGSGFRIILTFSALLLLHVLELVTLAVFNTMVVASVLPQSFSNSPPMFQDVLYVTGISFSTLGYSSIEVVGPFRLLLMLQSLLGFMLLTWSATFLYSACQQVWQKAKDD from the coding sequence ATGTATGGTCAAATTGACCTGTTTGAACAGGTAGACGGGTTTGGGTGTATGACCGAGTTGATGGCCATGTTTGTCGGAATATGCGCGGCGATCCTGATGGGAATTGTCCATCATTATGCGTTGTCGGGCATTCTGAAGTTTTCCCCGCAGCGGTCGGATGGCTCCGGCTTTCGGATCATCCTGACGTTTTCCGCGTTGCTGTTGCTGCACGTATTGGAACTTGTGACGCTCGCCGTGTTCAACACGATGGTGGTGGCAAGCGTTCTGCCGCAATCGTTCAGCAACAGCCCGCCGATGTTTCAGGATGTTCTCTATGTTACGGGCATCTCGTTCTCGACCCTTGGCTATTCGTCCATAGAGGTGGTCGGGCCCTTTCGACTGTTGCTGATGCTGCAATCGCTTTTGGGCTTCATGTTGCTGACCTGGTCAGCGACGTTTCTTTACTCAGCCTGCCAGCAAGTCTGGCAGAAGGCGAAAGATGACTGA
- a CDS encoding VTT domain-containing protein yields MMMRILLIAVILVAIIALAFPDVLGVDIRLPDRAEIDRWIEAAGLAGPIVIVALMTIAIVASPLPSAPIALAAGAAYGHTYGTIFVVLGAELGALAAFGLARGLGRPFVERHLGQKINAGLFGSQNTLTFLVFGSRLLPFLSFDMISYAAGLSKLHLWRFALATMAGIIPASFLLAHMGSQAMNGDARTATWTALALGGFTGLSVLFAATRKTGTQREES; encoded by the coding sequence ATGATGATGCGCATTCTTCTTATTGCGGTGATCCTGGTAGCAATCATCGCATTGGCCTTCCCCGACGTCCTTGGCGTTGATATTCGCCTGCCGGATCGGGCGGAAATCGACCGCTGGATCGAGGCGGCAGGTCTTGCCGGACCAATCGTCATCGTGGCGCTCATGACAATCGCTATTGTGGCAAGCCCCCTGCCCTCGGCGCCGATCGCACTCGCCGCCGGAGCGGCTTATGGACACACGTACGGGACGATCTTCGTCGTTCTTGGCGCGGAACTCGGCGCGCTTGCGGCCTTTGGACTGGCCCGCGGCCTGGGTCGTCCTTTCGTTGAGCGTCATCTCGGTCAGAAGATTAACGCGGGCCTGTTCGGATCGCAGAACACTCTGACCTTCTTGGTCTTCGGCAGTCGCCTGCTGCCGTTCCTGTCCTTCGATATGATCAGTTACGCCGCAGGTCTGAGCAAACTGCATCTTTGGAGGTTCGCGCTGGCCACGATGGCCGGGATTATTCCAGCGAGTTTTTTGCTCGCTCACATGGGCAGCCAGGCGATGAACGGAGATGCCCGCACTGCCACATGGACCGCGCTTGCGCTCGGTGGCTTTACCGGCTTGTCGGTTCTCTTCGCCGCGACGCGAAAGACCGGTACACAACGGGAGGAGAGCTGA
- a CDS encoding cation diffusion facilitator family transporter gives MASHSHAGHMPSSGKALVISAWLTGMYFVIELAVGLWTGSIAVLSDAFHTLSAVGGVLVAIIAQRIARRPADSARSFGWYRAEIIGALVNGGFLLGMALLVIWMGAMRLGNPIHLATGPMLWVAFGGLVTEVISLGLMWQSSKDDLNARGALWHIIQTFVGSLLIIVTALVIEFTGFLAIDPILGMAFGVVLLWASVGVIKEAVHILMEGTPEGTDLEAVTADLRGQDGVLDVHHVHAWTLTSGKHAFSAHIRHGEPAEAAGLLNRAYRRLTEHYGFHLVTLQLETACLDERHARDLDVTLPDSQRVSPAAADAHAAHADPLDSAAQDARLPDNS, from the coding sequence ATGGCCAGTCATTCGCACGCCGGGCACATGCCGAGTTCTGGCAAGGCGCTGGTCATCTCCGCCTGGCTCACCGGTATGTACTTCGTGATTGAACTGGCCGTGGGCCTCTGGACTGGCTCGATTGCCGTCCTGTCGGATGCGTTTCACACCCTGTCGGCAGTTGGCGGCGTTCTGGTGGCCATCATCGCGCAGCGCATTGCGCGCCGCCCGGCGGATTCGGCGCGGAGTTTCGGTTGGTACCGCGCCGAGATCATCGGGGCACTGGTGAATGGCGGCTTTCTTCTCGGCATGGCGCTTCTGGTGATCTGGATGGGCGCGATGCGGCTCGGGAATCCGATTCACCTGGCCACGGGTCCCATGCTCTGGGTCGCCTTCGGAGGCCTGGTCACAGAAGTGATCTCGCTGGGGCTGATGTGGCAATCGAGCAAGGACGATCTGAATGCCCGTGGTGCGCTCTGGCACATCATCCAGACCTTTGTCGGCAGCCTCCTGATCATCGTCACCGCTCTCGTGATCGAGTTCACTGGGTTTCTGGCGATTGACCCGATCCTCGGCATGGCGTTCGGGGTGGTTCTCCTCTGGGCCTCCGTCGGCGTCATCAAGGAAGCGGTCCACATCCTCATGGAAGGCACGCCAGAGGGAACGGATCTCGAGGCTGTGACGGCGGACCTGCGCGGCCAGGACGGGGTTCTGGACGTTCACCACGTGCATGCCTGGACGCTGACCAGCGGCAAACACGCATTTTCTGCCCATATCCGTCATGGTGAGCCCGCAGAGGCCGCGGGCCTGCTGAACCGGGCCTATCGTCGACTGACGGAACACTATGGGTTTCACTTGGTCACGCTGCAGCTCGAAACCGCGTGTCTCGACGAGCGCCACGCGCGGGATCTCGATGTGACGCTCCCGGACAGCCAACGCGTGTCGCCCGCCGCCGCCGACGCCCATGCCGCCCATGCAGACCCGCTCGACAGCGCGGCGCAGGACGCTAGACTCCCTGACAACTCCTAG
- a CDS encoding DUF411 domain-containing protein — protein MKRRTFLMTGAAATLAFPVVADTAPLLKVLKTPTCGCCSAWVDHVRQAGFAVEAQDVDQDQLWAFKDRLQIAPELAGCHTAVVGDYFIEGHVPAADIMRLLAEQPMARGLTVPGMPMSSPGMGGPGAGDTFDTLLVGSDGVTSVFASHS, from the coding sequence ATGAAACGACGCACATTTTTGATGACAGGCGCAGCAGCCACCCTGGCATTTCCCGTTGTCGCTGACACGGCACCCCTTCTGAAGGTGCTCAAAACCCCCACCTGTGGATGCTGCTCCGCCTGGGTCGATCATGTCCGGCAAGCGGGGTTCGCGGTCGAGGCCCAGGACGTCGATCAGGATCAACTTTGGGCGTTCAAAGACCGGCTGCAAATCGCACCAGAGCTTGCTGGATGCCACACAGCGGTCGTGGGCGACTATTTCATCGAGGGCCACGTGCCTGCCGCTGACATTATGCGGCTGCTGGCAGAGCAACCGATGGCGCGCGGGTTGACGGTTCCCGGCATGCCGATGAGTTCGCCCGGCATGGGCGGTCCCGGGGCAGGTGACACTTTTGATACCCTGCTTGTCGGCTCCGACGGGGTGACCTCGGTCTTCGCGAGCCACAGCTGA
- a CDS encoding Crp/Fnr family transcriptional regulator yields the protein MLPNPYDLIPSSALRPISGAIGDVVFHQGDPTHGLYVVQTGRVHLERVGPNGERFIIHRAQAGTSFAEASVFSEVYHCDAVCVEAGVLIRIDKAAVMAAFADPAFARAYGRQAAQQIQAQRQMLEIVGIRRAEDRVMAGLVAGLLDGSVVEFAARLQLSHEATYRALRKLVQDGRVTNPCRGIYHLRP from the coding sequence ATGCTGCCAAACCCCTATGATCTTATCCCGAGCTCAGCCCTGCGCCCAATTTCCGGCGCGATTGGCGATGTGGTGTTTCATCAAGGTGACCCGACCCACGGTCTCTATGTCGTGCAAACCGGGCGCGTGCATCTCGAGCGGGTCGGCCCAAATGGCGAGCGGTTCATCATTCACCGTGCCCAAGCCGGTACAAGCTTTGCCGAAGCTTCGGTGTTTTCAGAGGTCTATCATTGCGATGCGGTCTGTGTTGAGGCCGGGGTGCTGATCCGGATCGACAAGGCTGCCGTCATGGCCGCCTTTGCCGACCCGGCATTTGCCCGCGCTTATGGCCGTCAGGCCGCTCAACAGATACAGGCGCAGCGACAGATGCTCGAGATTGTCGGCATTCGGCGCGCAGAGGACCGGGTCATGGCGGGGTTGGTCGCGGGCCTGCTCGACGGCTCCGTCGTTGAGTTCGCCGCCCGGTTACAGCTGAGCCATGAGGCGACCTACAGGGCGCTGCGAAAGCTCGTGCAGGACGGGCGGGTCACAAACCCGTGCCGCGGGATTTATCACCTGCGCCCGTGA
- the petA gene encoding ubiquinol-cytochrome c reductase iron-sulfur subunit, with translation MEASEDTERRDFLYYATAGAGVVATGATLWPLVNQMNPSADVRALAQIIVDISDLAPGTQLTVNWRGKPVFIRHRTEAEMAQARAQAVSDLPDSSARNPNLPDDALASDENRAIAGHEAYLVMIGVCTHLGCVPLGDGAGDFGGWFCPCHGSHYDAAGRIRKGPAPENLHIPDLSLSEEMVLTLG, from the coding sequence ATGGAAGCGTCAGAAGATACCGAACGCAGGGATTTCCTGTATTACGCAACGGCTGGAGCGGGGGTCGTGGCCACAGGGGCCACGCTCTGGCCTCTGGTGAACCAGATGAACCCCTCGGCAGATGTCCGCGCCTTGGCACAAATCATCGTCGACATCTCCGATCTTGCGCCCGGAACGCAATTGACCGTCAACTGGCGCGGAAAACCTGTCTTTATCCGTCATCGAACGGAGGCAGAAATGGCTCAGGCTCGGGCACAGGCGGTCTCTGACCTGCCTGACAGCTCGGCGCGCAACCCAAATCTGCCCGACGATGCGCTGGCAAGCGATGAGAACCGGGCCATTGCGGGTCACGAGGCATATCTGGTCATGATCGGTGTCTGTACCCATCTGGGCTGTGTCCCTCTGGGGGATGGGGCGGGGGATTTCGGGGGTTGGTTCTGCCCCTGTCACGGTTCCCATTATGACGCGGCTGGGCGCATTCGCAAAGGCCCGGCACCTGAGAACCTGCATATTCCGGACTTGTCGCTCTCGGAGGAGATGGTGCTGACTTTGGGGTGA